The following are encoded together in the Alteromonas gilva genome:
- a CDS encoding ExbD/TolR family protein, with amino-acid sequence MKRKKHTSGDDDAQVDMTPMLDIVFIMLIFFIVTTSFVKEKGLDVNRPENKNQSNNPSKSLSIRIDEMGTIVMNGREVDIRRVVANIQTYLAENPTDSAAIQAHENTEHGTVVEVMNQAKEAGIQKVSVLVKS; translated from the coding sequence ATGAAAAGAAAAAAGCATACTTCTGGGGATGATGACGCCCAGGTCGACATGACGCCCATGTTGGACATTGTGTTCATCATGCTGATCTTCTTTATCGTAACAACATCTTTCGTTAAAGAGAAAGGGCTTGATGTAAACCGTCCTGAAAACAAAAATCAATCGAACAATCCAAGTAAGTCACTGTCTATTCGTATTGATGAAATGGGTACCATTGTAATGAATGGTCGCGAAGTTGATATTCGCCGTGTTGTTGCAAACATTCAGACCTATCTGGCTGAAAACCCAACTGACTCTGCCGCCATCCAGGCTCACGAAAATACTGAGCATGGTACAGTGGTAGAAGTTATGAACCAGGCGAAAGAAGCCGGTATCCAAAAGGTATCGGTATTAGTTAAGTCTTAA
- a CDS encoding CLCA_X family protein: MSSSQRPAPSQGRLHQQYYRNGGSHRDGADVSFQDIRQLFNFRSITIGRWVTAAEQQIAANLFFDALYDLIDILQVNERVISLNNTLSLAFGTGGQKHANAHYHSAKRQLALAKNAGGGALAHEWFHAFDHYISQRFLVTPNPMTFASQAWLDNAEMVDHPLNERLGECFATLFLAPGSSSPSDYVLSSVEADKALQSFYYATPPELAARAFEAFVQDSHIKNAFLVQGTKMSVEARLGIYPHGILRKQLNDAFKLYFYQLGVALSAK; encoded by the coding sequence GTGAGCTCTAGTCAGCGGCCAGCTCCCTCACAGGGACGACTGCACCAGCAATATTATCGCAATGGTGGCAGTCATCGCGACGGTGCCGATGTGAGTTTTCAGGATATCCGTCAGCTGTTTAATTTTCGGTCAATCACGATTGGTCGCTGGGTGACCGCCGCCGAGCAGCAAATTGCGGCCAATTTATTTTTTGATGCGCTTTACGATTTGATTGATATTCTGCAAGTCAATGAACGTGTCATTTCGCTGAATAATACGCTGTCACTGGCCTTTGGAACTGGTGGACAAAAGCATGCCAACGCGCACTATCACTCGGCTAAACGCCAGTTAGCGTTAGCGAAAAATGCCGGCGGTGGTGCGCTGGCCCATGAGTGGTTCCATGCCTTCGACCACTATATAAGCCAGCGCTTTCTGGTGACTCCCAACCCCATGACCTTTGCCTCACAGGCCTGGCTGGACAACGCTGAGATGGTTGACCACCCTCTCAACGAACGCCTGGGCGAGTGTTTTGCTACGCTTTTCCTGGCGCCAGGCAGCAGTTCGCCAAGTGATTACGTTTTGAGCAGTGTTGAAGCCGATAAAGCCTTGCAATCTTTTTATTACGCTACCCCCCCGGAACTCGCCGCCAGGGCCTTTGAGGCCTTCGTTCAGGACAGTCATATTAAGAATGCTTTTTTAGTACAAGGAACAAAAATGTCGGTTGAGGCTAGACTTGGTATTTATCCTCATGGTATTTTGAGAAAACAGCTAAACGATGCTTTTAAGTTGTATTTTTACCAACTGGGAGTTGCGCTGTCCGCTAAATGA
- the fldB gene encoding flavodoxin FldB — protein MSNPALNIGLFYGSTTCYTEMAAEKIQDQLNTLFGEQVVSLHNIQDTSLNLTANYDILILGISTWDFGELQEDWESSWDDVHQLDLSGKIVALYGLGDQLGYADWFQDALGMLHDAIAPSGCQFIGYWPNQGYEFAKSKALTADGKQFVGLSLDDENQFDQTDERVSVWCNQLITELSEL, from the coding sequence ATGAGTAACCCCGCGCTGAACATCGGACTCTTTTACGGTTCGACCACCTGTTATACCGAAATGGCCGCCGAAAAAATTCAGGACCAACTCAATACATTGTTTGGTGAGCAGGTGGTGAGTCTGCACAATATTCAGGACACCTCATTAAACCTGACAGCCAACTACGACATTTTGATTCTGGGTATCTCGACCTGGGACTTTGGTGAGCTACAGGAAGATTGGGAGTCTAGCTGGGACGACGTTCACCAGCTTGATTTATCTGGGAAAATTGTGGCGCTTTATGGTCTGGGCGATCAGCTCGGCTATGCCGACTGGTTTCAGGACGCACTGGGCATGTTGCACGACGCTATCGCACCAAGCGGCTGTCAGTTTATTGGTTACTGGCCCAATCAGGGTTATGAGTTTGCCAAATCCAAAGCACTCACAGCAGACGGCAAGCAGTTTGTCGGGCTGTCGCTTGATGATGAGAACCAGTTTGACCAGACCGATGAACGGGTGTCAGTCTGGTGCAATCAACTCATTACTGAACTCAGTGAGCTCTAG
- a CDS encoding alkaline phosphatase family protein has protein sequence MLRHTARGSVTLWLVTSEPADITITLNHQHTVVAGTTTDRVVQAGEHAFIHVTTFTPAQHLTAGVQYAYALQFSHDAQQQRWQVQQQKLLYEGCQQLTFSVPAKLNNVLHGSCRKPHAPQTDSLVRVDELICNEHSGGPARPDLLLMTGDQIYADDVAGPMLQAVLQVVERLGLFHESLTDAVVESTAELAEHPYCYYQRQQILPRVATNTALSKLFFGAKKKPVFTSVNAQNHLIGMAEVIAMYLLVWSDELWPDITFDAARVSSAQQALFSKEATVIEHFAAPLGKIRRALAHVPVYMIFDDHDVTDDWNLTRGWEEEVYGHQLSRRMVGNALAGYWLCQGWANQPDTFDALHAQAKHNFTASGLAAHEAFIDTLFDWDQWHYQLATEPPVHVLDTRTQRWRSESSLNKPSGLMDWEALCEFQHQLIGKDAVIVVSAAPIYGVKLIEVIQKLFTMAGKALTVDAENWMAHKGTASVILNIFRHYKTPPHFIILSGDVHYSFVYDVRLRFRRNSPQIIQFTCSGIKNTFPDTLIRWLDRLNQWFYSARSPLNIFTRRRNMSVNERHPDGDDDIALLNRAALGQLLLDPEYEKVRCIALCSDGETVEFSSELTNDTATSRE, from the coding sequence ATGCTCAGACACACAGCCCGGGGAAGTGTCACCCTTTGGCTGGTCACCTCTGAACCTGCCGACATCACCATAACATTGAACCATCAGCACACTGTGGTTGCCGGGACAACGACAGATCGGGTGGTGCAGGCCGGTGAGCACGCGTTTATTCATGTTACCACCTTCACTCCGGCGCAACATTTAACCGCCGGCGTGCAGTACGCTTACGCATTGCAATTTAGCCACGATGCGCAGCAACAGCGCTGGCAGGTACAACAACAGAAACTGCTTTACGAAGGCTGTCAGCAACTGACTTTCAGCGTGCCCGCTAAGCTCAATAATGTGTTGCACGGCTCGTGCCGTAAACCCCATGCACCGCAAACGGATAGCCTGGTTCGTGTTGATGAACTCATTTGCAATGAGCATTCGGGCGGCCCAGCGCGCCCCGACTTATTACTGATGACCGGCGATCAAATTTACGCCGACGATGTAGCGGGCCCGATGCTGCAAGCCGTTCTGCAGGTCGTCGAGCGATTAGGCCTGTTTCACGAATCCCTGACCGACGCAGTGGTTGAATCAACCGCCGAACTTGCAGAACATCCGTACTGCTATTATCAGCGTCAGCAAATTCTGCCCCGGGTAGCCACCAATACCGCACTATCAAAATTGTTCTTCGGCGCCAAGAAAAAGCCGGTATTTACGTCCGTTAACGCCCAAAACCACCTGATTGGTATGGCCGAAGTGATTGCCATGTATCTGTTGGTATGGTCAGACGAACTGTGGCCCGATATTACCTTTGATGCCGCCAGAGTCAGCAGTGCACAGCAGGCATTGTTTAGCAAAGAAGCGACGGTTATTGAGCACTTCGCGGCGCCGCTGGGCAAAATTCGCCGGGCCTTAGCTCATGTGCCGGTATATATGATTTTCGACGATCATGATGTTACCGATGACTGGAACCTGACCCGCGGTTGGGAAGAAGAAGTCTACGGCCACCAGTTATCGCGACGTATGGTGGGCAATGCCCTGGCTGGTTACTGGCTTTGTCAGGGCTGGGCTAATCAGCCCGATACCTTTGACGCCTTGCACGCCCAGGCAAAACACAACTTCACGGCAAGCGGATTAGCCGCCCATGAGGCCTTCATCGATACACTCTTTGACTGGGACCAGTGGCATTATCAGCTAGCCACCGAACCGCCGGTACACGTACTTGATACCCGGACTCAGCGTTGGCGTAGCGAGTCGAGCTTAAATAAACCATCGGGTCTGATGGACTGGGAAGCCTTATGTGAGTTCCAGCATCAACTGATTGGTAAAGATGCCGTTATCGTGGTGTCGGCCGCGCCAATTTACGGGGTTAAATTAATTGAGGTCATCCAAAAGCTGTTTACGATGGCGGGCAAAGCCCTCACCGTTGATGCCGAAAACTGGATGGCCCACAAGGGCACGGCCAGTGTTATCCTGAACATCTTTCGCCACTATAAAACGCCGCCGCATTTTATTATTTTATCTGGGGATGTGCACTATTCGTTTGTGTATGACGTGCGCTTGCGTTTTCGCCGCAACAGCCCACAAATTATCCAGTTTACCTGCAGCGGCATAAAAAATACTTTCCCGGACACCTTAATCCGCTGGCTTGACAGGCTAAACCAATGGTTTTACTCAGCGCGCTCACCGCTGAATATTTTTACCCGGCGACGCAATATGTCGGTAAACGAACGCCACCCCGACGGCGATGACGACATCGCATTACTCAACCGCGCAGCGCTGGGCCAGTTGCTACTTGATCCAGAATACGAAAAAGTGCGTTGTATTGCTTTGTGTAGCGACGGTGAGACGGTAGAATTCTCGTCTGAGCTGACTAACGACACCGCAACATCAAGAGAGTAG